One part of the Moorena sp. SIOASIH genome encodes these proteins:
- a CDS encoding type I polyketide synthase has translation MSSTQVQEYAKLMKMASDKIAKLEAELDALKSKDKSEPIAIIGMGCRFPGGASTPEAFWDILQNGVDAITEVPQDRWHLDDYYDPDPDSPGKIYTRYGGFLNKLQEFDNNFFGISPKEAIHLDPQQRLLLEVSWEALENSGKNPQQLQGSPTGVFIGICGNDYTQRIFSQGPEQFDAYVATGNAHSTASGRISYILGLIGPNLAVDTACSSSLVSIHLACSSLRNQECNLALSGGVNLLLSQEFSINFSKARMLSFDGRCKTFDTSADGFVRGEGCGIVVLKRLSDAVADQDNILAVIRGSAINQDGDTSGLTVPNGPSQQSVIRQALANGEVDPTSVSYLEAHGTGTALGDPIEVEAIGTVFGKTHSVEQPLIIGSVKTNIGHTEGAAGIAGLLKLVLQLQHQQIAPSLHFNQPNPYINWSQLPVKVSTQLTPWQTNEKSRIAGVSSFGFSGTNAHVILEEAPIEGNRQQATGNSEDYRKGNSEDYLERSVHLLTLSAKTETAFDELVSSYQNYLPTHPELGVGDICYTANTGRAHFNHRLAVIAQNQQELVEKLREHQEGEEVAGIFSGKLPNNTTAPKIALLFTGQGSQYVNMGRQLYQQAATFREAINQCDDILKTVETFRDKSLREILYPADDSSDSSLLNQTAYTQPVLFAIEYALCQLWQSWGIKPNAVMGHSVGEYVAATVAGVFSLEDALKLIAARGRLMQKLPAGGEMVSVMAPEVKVLETLNGMSLGDKVAIAAINGPQSIVISGDSEAVRAIATNLESLGIKTKQLQVSHAFHSPLMEPMLAEFEAVANQITYHQPRILLISNVTGKLVGEEITSAKYWVNHVRQPVRFAQSMTTLHQQGYELFLEIGPKPVLLGMGRQCLLEEVGVWLPSLRPGVDEWQQMLSSLGQLYVQGVKIDWLGFDKDYARQKVALPTYPFQGERYWVETKVNGNHQHSSWTSENSNTAIVNLLSQGETATLAQQLEQAAKFSPEQLKLLPEILEVLAKQHQQQLAAATIKDWFYQLQWQPLPQTQSQTSIKPSHWLIFADNTGVAEKLAQKLQEQGHECSLVHRADNYQQLAAGRYQLNPSAPEEFEQLQKFILETSQLSLSKVIHLWSLDAPATEDLTLDSLEQTQLWGCGSVLHLLQSVLKTTNVPQLWLVTRGAQSVLSNTEKLTVAASPLWGLGRVVSLENSQLWRGLVDLDPQTPEDEVEKLLQLLVNNLEEDHLALRGEQTYVARLVQQSPQSSEQPLSLSSDATYLITGGLGALGLHTAQWLVEKGARNIVLTGRSARSETVQEITEQLEQAGAQVRVLLGDISVEQDVAQIIEEIQISLPTLKGVIHAAGVLDDATLQQMSWEHFTKVMAPKVRGTWHLHQFTQDLPLDFFVCFSSMASLIGSPGQGNYAAANAFMDALAHYRRGRGLSGLSINWSAWSYGGMAASLAVEHQNRIHNLGISTIAPEQGMYALEEMLRNQALTGQVGVISVQWSLLTQQWSNLNKSSLLRQLLQQEQSQQPDTHEQQLNREILEKLEKASPGERQEILRKHIRGQVAKVLGFNSSQLPEVNLGFMEMGMDSLTTVELKNRLQAQLGIALPGTVAMEYPTIETLSQYILKEVMGWQSVADSENNLPELEEVDVDDHILPVIENISEEEFEALAAQQLEKIKSML, from the coding sequence TGTCGCTTTCCTGGAGGTGCATCTACTCCAGAAGCCTTCTGGGATATTTTACAAAACGGAGTAGATGCGATCACTGAAGTACCACAAGACCGATGGCATCTTGATGATTATTACGACCCAGACCCAGACAGTCCTGGTAAAATATATACTCGCTATGGAGGATTTCTCAACAAACTTCAGGAGTTTGATAACAATTTTTTTGGTATTTCTCCCAAGGAAGCCATCCATCTAGACCCTCAACAGAGATTACTCCTAGAAGTCAGTTGGGAAGCTCTAGAAAATTCAGGCAAAAATCCGCAACAACTCCAAGGAAGCCCAACAGGTGTATTTATTGGTATTTGTGGCAACGACTATACCCAACGTATATTCAGTCAAGGTCCAGAACAATTTGATGCCTATGTAGCTACAGGCAATGCCCACAGTACAGCATCAGGGCGAATTTCCTATATTCTGGGACTAATAGGACCCAATTTGGCAGTAGACACAGCTTGCTCCTCTTCATTAGTAAGTATCCATTTGGCCTGTTCGAGTTTAAGGAATCAAGAATGCAACCTAGCCCTGTCTGGAGGGGTTAATCTATTGCTATCTCAGGAATTTAGCATCAACTTTTCTAAGGCTCGTATGTTATCCTTTGATGGTCGGTGCAAGACTTTTGATACTTCTGCTGATGGCTTTGTCCGTGGGGAAGGATGTGGTATTGTTGTACTTAAACGTTTATCAGATGCAGTAGCAGACCAGGACAATATTCTGGCAGTAATTCGGGGCAGTGCCATCAATCAAGATGGTGATACTAGTGGTTTAACGGTTCCTAATGGACCTTCTCAACAATCAGTCATCCGTCAAGCTTTGGCAAATGGGGAAGTAGACCCAACAAGTGTTAGTTATCTTGAAGCTCATGGTACAGGAACTGCTTTGGGGGACCCCATTGAAGTCGAAGCCATAGGAACGGTATTTGGCAAAACCCACTCTGTTGAACAGCCATTAATCATTGGTTCGGTTAAGACGAACATTGGTCACACCGAAGGAGCGGCAGGAATAGCAGGTTTGCTCAAGTTAGTCCTGCAACTGCAACATCAACAAATAGCACCATCACTACATTTTAACCAACCTAATCCTTATATTAATTGGTCTCAATTACCAGTAAAGGTCTCGACTCAGCTCACCCCTTGGCAAACTAACGAGAAAAGTCGCATCGCGGGAGTGAGTTCCTTTGGTTTTAGTGGAACTAATGCTCATGTAATCTTAGAAGAAGCACCAATAGAAGGCAACAGGCAACAGGCAACAGGCAACAGTGAAGATTACAGAAAAGGCAACAGTGAAGATTATTTAGAACGTTCAGTTCATCTGCTGACACTGTCAGCTAAAACCGAAACAGCTTTTGATGAGTTGGTCAGTAGTTATCAAAATTATCTCCCAACTCATCCAGAATTAGGGGTAGGAGATATCTGCTATACCGCCAACACAGGACGCGCTCATTTCAACCACAGATTAGCAGTTATCGCACAGAACCAACAAGAATTAGTTGAAAAACTCCGAGAGCACCAAGAAGGAGAGGAAGTAGCTGGAATCTTTTCTGGAAAACTGCCAAACAACACTACAGCACCAAAAATAGCCTTGTTATTCACTGGTCAAGGTTCCCAATATGTCAACATGGGAAGGCAGTTGTATCAACAAGCAGCAACTTTCCGTGAAGCAATTAACCAATGTGACGATATTCTCAAGACTGTAGAAACCTTCCGGGACAAGTCATTACGAGAAATTCTCTATCCAGCAGACGACTCATCAGATTCCTCCCTGCTGAACCAAACAGCCTATACCCAACCGGTGCTATTTGCTATAGAGTATGCTCTATGTCAACTCTGGCAATCCTGGGGGATTAAACCAAATGCAGTTATGGGTCACAGTGTAGGAGAATATGTAGCAGCAACAGTAGCAGGAGTATTTAGTTTAGAAGATGCCTTGAAACTCATTGCCGCTAGGGGAAGGTTGATGCAGAAATTACCTGCTGGTGGTGAGATGGTTTCAGTCATGGCTCCAGAAGTAAAAGTCCTAGAGACATTGAATGGGATGTCCCTAGGAGACAAAGTAGCCATAGCAGCCATCAACGGACCCCAAAGTATCGTAATTTCTGGTGATAGTGAAGCAGTAAGAGCGATCGCAACTAACCTGGAATCCCTTGGCATCAAGACCAAACAACTACAAGTATCCCATGCCTTCCATTCCCCTCTGATGGAACCAATGTTGGCAGAATTTGAAGCAGTAGCTAATCAAATTACCTACCATCAGCCTAGGATACTACTGATATCAAATGTTACTGGCAAACTGGTGGGAGAGGAGATTACTTCTGCCAAATATTGGGTAAATCATGTGCGCCAACCAGTGCGGTTTGCCCAAAGCATGACGACTCTGCATCAACAAGGATATGAGTTATTCCTGGAAATCGGACCCAAACCAGTATTGCTAGGAATGGGGCGTCAATGTTTACTAGAAGAAGTCGGTGTCTGGTTACCCTCATTGCGTCCAGGAGTAGATGAATGGCAGCAGATGCTCTCTAGTTTAGGACAGTTATATGTACAGGGAGTCAAAATAGATTGGCTAGGATTTGACAAAGATTATGCTCGTCAGAAGGTAGCATTACCGACATATCCCTTCCAGGGAGAACGGTATTGGGTAGAAACCAAAGTAAACGGAAATCACCAGCATAGTTCTTGGACATCAGAAAATAGTAATACCGCGATCGTTAACCTGCTAAGTCAAGGAGAAACGGCAACCCTAGCGCAACAACTGGAACAAGCAGCCAAGTTTTCACCAGAGCAGCTTAAACTTTTACCCGAAATATTAGAAGTACTAGCTAAACAACATCAGCAACAATTAGCAGCAGCAACGATTAAAGATTGGTTCTATCAACTACAGTGGCAACCTTTGCCTCAGACTCAGTCCCAAACAAGCATCAAACCGAGTCATTGGTTGATTTTTGCGGATAATACGGGGGTCGCGGAAAAATTAGCCCAAAAATTGCAAGAGCAAGGACATGAATGCAGCCTAGTTCATCGAGCAGACAACTATCAACAACTAGCAGCAGGAAGATATCAACTCAATCCCTCTGCTCCTGAAGAATTTGAACAACTCCAAAAATTCATTCTAGAAACCAGTCAACTGTCCTTATCAAAGGTAATTCATTTGTGGAGTTTAGATGCTCCAGCTACAGAAGATTTAACCCTTGACAGCTTAGAGCAAACTCAACTGTGGGGGTGTGGCAGTGTCTTGCACCTATTACAAAGTGTGCTCAAAACTACCAATGTTCCTCAACTATGGCTAGTCACCAGGGGCGCTCAGTCAGTATTATCTAACACGGAGAAACTAACAGTAGCTGCCTCGCCCTTGTGGGGATTAGGTAGAGTAGTATCTCTAGAAAATTCCCAACTTTGGAGAGGATTAGTAGATTTAGATCCACAAACACCAGAAGACGAAGTAGAAAAGCTACTGCAACTGCTAGTAAATAACCTAGAAGAAGACCATCTAGCCTTACGAGGAGAACAAACCTATGTAGCTCGTTTAGTGCAGCAATCTCCTCAATCATCCGAGCAACCACTATCATTATCATCTGATGCTACTTACTTGATTACTGGAGGACTGGGAGCTTTAGGGTTACATACAGCCCAATGGCTAGTAGAAAAGGGAGCCAGAAATATTGTGTTAACTGGGCGTAGTGCTCGATCAGAAACAGTACAAGAAATCACAGAACAACTAGAACAGGCAGGTGCTCAAGTTAGGGTTTTGTTAGGGGATATCTCTGTTGAACAAGACGTAGCCCAAATTATTGAAGAAATTCAGATATCTTTACCTACACTCAAGGGGGTTATTCATGCAGCCGGAGTGCTTGATGACGCTACCCTGCAACAGATGAGTTGGGAGCATTTTACCAAGGTAATGGCACCAAAAGTAAGAGGAACTTGGCATTTACATCAATTCACCCAAGATCTGCCACTAGATTTCTTCGTCTGCTTCTCCTCAATGGCTTCCTTAATCGGTTCACCAGGTCAAGGAAACTATGCTGCTGCCAATGCTTTTATGGATGCTTTGGCTCACTATCGTCGAGGCAGAGGATTATCTGGATTAAGTATTAACTGGAGTGCCTGGAGTTATGGAGGAATGGCGGCTAGTTTAGCAGTTGAACATCAAAACCGAATTCATAACCTGGGAATTAGTACTATTGCTCCAGAACAAGGCATGTATGCCTTAGAAGAAATGTTAAGAAATCAAGCTCTAACTGGACAAGTTGGTGTAATATCTGTACAGTGGTCATTATTGACACAACAGTGGAGTAATTTAAATAAAAGTTCATTACTGCGGCAACTATTACAACAGGAACAATCACAGCAACCAGATACACATGAACAGCAGCTAAACCGAGAAATTTTAGAAAAATTAGAGAAGGCATCACCAGGCGAACGTCAGGAAATTTTAAGGAAACACATTCGAGGGCAAGTAGCTAAGGTATTAGGTTTTAATTCGTCTCAATTACCTGAAGTGAATTTAGGCTTTATGGAAATGGGGATGGACTCTCTGACCACAGTGGAATTAAAGAATCGACTACAAGCTCAACTAGGAATTGCCTTACCCGGGACAGTAGCGATGGAATATCCCACGATTGAAACACTATCCCAATATATATTGAAGGAAGTCATGGGATGGCAATCAGTAGCAGATTCGGAGAACAACTTACCTGAGTTAGAAGAGGTAGACGTAGATGATCATATTTTGCCAGTTATCGAAAATATCTCAGAAGAAGAATTTGAAGCACTAGCAGCTCAGCAACTAGAAAAAATCAAGAGTATGCTTTGA